In the Apteryx mantelli isolate bAptMan1 chromosome 1, bAptMan1.hap1, whole genome shotgun sequence genome, one interval contains:
- the LOC106495718 gene encoding homeobox protein NANOG-like — translation MSAHLALPPYPPYPSAVRYGDFYWPSPGSMDSASVEEVPAADALPFPAAEKTPRHPDVSPASSSSGTLIQYTPDSATSPTTEDPSPHPSSQKIKDEGEGGVKKAKSRTAFSQEQLQTLHQRFQSQKYLSPQQIRELGSALGLTYKQVKTWFQNQRMKFKRCQKESQWVEKGTYLPQNGFHQAAYVDMTPAFHQGFPVGASRNHHAVTNIHQAYSSGQTYGNGQSLYPFMAVEDDGYCGKGGTSCNTQQAMGLLNQQMNFYHGYPTNVDYASLESDETYSFQNTSDSITQFSGSPVRHQYQAPWHSLGTQNGYES, via the exons ATGAGTGCCCACCTGGCCCTGCCGCCCTACCCGCCCTACCCCAGCGCGGTGAGGTATGGGGACTTTTACTGGCCCTCTCCAGGCAGCATGGATAGCGCGTCGGTGGAGGAAGTCCCCGCGGCAGACGCCCTCCCCTTCCCTGCAGCAGAGAAGACCCCTCGCCACCCAG aTGTCTCTCCAGCTTCCTCCAGCTCTGGGACCCTCATTCAGTACACTCCAGATTCTGCCACAAGCCCCACCACGGAAGACCCATCTCCACATCCCTCTTCCCAGAAGATCAAGGATGAAGGTGAAGGTGGGGTGAAGAAGGCCAAGAGCCGTACAGCCTTCTCCCAGGAGCAGCTGCAAACCCTGCACCAGCGGTTCCAGAGCCAGAAGTacctcagcccccagcagatccGGGAGCTGGGCTCAGCCCTGGGGCTCACTTACAAGCAG GTGAAAACATGGTTTCAGAACCAACGGATGAAGTTTAAACGCTGCCAGAAGGAAAGTCAATGGGTGGAAAAAGGAACATATCTACCACAG AATGGGTTTCATCAGGCTGCGTACGTGGATATGACCCCTGCATTTCACCAGGGCTTCCCTGTTGGTGCCAGCAGAAACCATCATGCTGTGACCAACATCCACCAGGCTTACAGCAGTGGCCAGACATATGGGAATGGGCAAAGTCTGTACCCATTCATGGCTGTGGAGGATGATGGGTACTGTGGAAAAGGTGGGACAAGCTGCAATACCCAGCAAGCCATGGGTTTATTAAACCAGCAGATGAACTTCTATCATGGCTACCCTACCAATGTGGATTATGCCAGCCTGGAGTCAGATGAGACCTACAGCTTCCAGAACACCTCTGACAGCATCACACAGTTCTCAGGCTCTCCTGTACGGCATCAGTACCAGGCCCCTTGGCATTCCCTGGGGACCCAGAATGGTTATGAGTCTTAG
- the LOC106495719 gene encoding homeobox protein NANOG-like: MCAHLSLPPYQVYPSGTAMGYLEFYWNSSGEAEHALGSAGTAGAARGSQFPEAGEKRQTAEVSPVSSSSGNFSQFTPDSATSPHLASSSPLPTAKSQKGGEDGTGGVKKAKSRTAFSKEQLQTLHQWFQSQKYLSPQQIRELAAALGLTYKQVKTWFQNRRMKLKRCQKHSLWMERAQCLTQNGFQPSTYMDVHSKFHQGYPITAASNIQSMPSPLQHYSAGQNAYTIMTSEDGGMFGKGRGTCSIQQTVGFIAQHKVDFYHSYPGSVEYPGTKTGDDYNFHHPAPMGAPFSTTAGHHSYHS; the protein is encoded by the exons ATGTGTGCACACTTGTCTCTGCCCCCCTACCAGGTTTACCCCAGTGGGACTGCCATGGGGTACCTGGAGTTTTACTGGAACTCGTCAGGGGAGGCAGAACATGCCCTAGGCTCAGCtgggacagcaggagcagccagggGCAGTCAGTTTCCAGAGgcaggagagaagaggcagactgCAG aagTATCCCCAGTTTCTTCCAGTTCTGGAAATTTCAGTCAGTTCACACCAGATTCAGCCACCAGTCCACATTTGGCATCCTCATCCCCACTGCCTACTGCTAAGTCTCAGAAGGGTGGAGAAGATGGCACAGGGGGGGTGAAGAAGGCCAAAAGCCGTACAGCCTTCTCCAAGGAGCAACTGCAGACCCTACACCAGTGGTTCCAGAGCCAGAAGTACCTCAGCCCTCAGCAGATTCGGGAGCTGGCTGCTGCCCTTGGGCTCACCTACAAGCAG GTAAAGACCTGGTTCCAGAACCGGAGGATGAAGCTGAAAAGGTGCCAGAAGCATAGCTTGTGGATGGAACGGGCTCAGTGCCTCACACAG AATGGCTTCCAGCCAAGTACTTACATGGATGTGCACTCCAAATTCCACCAGGGCTATCCGATCACAGCAGCCAGCAACATCCAAAGCATGCCTTCCCCCCTTCAGCACTACAGTGCAGGGCAGAACGCTTACACAATCATGACCAGTGAGGACGGGGGAATGTTTGGCAAAGGCAGGGGCACCTGCAGCATCCAGCAGACAGTGGGCTTCATTGCCCAGCACAAAGTTGACTTTTATCACAGCTATCCTGGAAGTGTGGAATATCCTGGCACAAAGACAGGTGATGACTATAACTTTCACCACCCGGCCCCCATGGGGGCACCTTTCTCAACCACGGCTGGTCACCATTCCTATCATTCCTAA